The following coding sequences are from one Humulus lupulus chromosome X, drHumLupu1.1, whole genome shotgun sequence window:
- the LOC133803327 gene encoding uncharacterized protein LOC133803327, with protein MRKVKHLFFSMAFQRYVIFLTHSLSLSKTLSPWFFSIALSSWSTLSVTLSFVNSTQFFSLPSETLSFNFSPQWKPSLLLSSLGMPSPVLSLGNEASTRTKIGEQLPHIDRSVDRRASLQIELIAHRWFRSPFNHTSLLLRFRSSEASVVTRGVSTLPEIWGGTFSPTQNLGSASVSGSLSPQRQLVSVLKLMFLLATP; from the exons atgcgaAAGGTTAAACATCTTTTTTTTTCAATGGCTTTCCAACGCTATGTTATTTTCCTcactcactctctttctctctctaaaacacTCTCTCCTTGGTTCTTCTCGATTGCTCTCTCTTCGTGGAGTACTCTCTCCGTCACTCTCTCCTTTGTAAATTCCACTCAATTTTTTTCTCTTCCCAGTGAAACCCTCTCCTTCAATTTTTCTCCCCAGTGGAAGCCCTCTCTACTGCTCTCTTCCTTGGGGATGCCCTCTCCCGTGCTTTCTCTTGGCAATGAAGCATCTACAAGAACAAAG ATCGGAGAACAGCTTCCTCATATAGATCGAAGCGTAGATCGAAGAGCATCTCTGCAGATCGAGCTCATTGCTCACCGCTGGTTTAGATCACCGTTCAACCACACCTCTCTTCTTCTTCGGTTCAGATCTAGCGAAGCTTCAGTGGTTACCAGAGGGGTTTCTACGTTACCAGAGATATGGGGTGGTACATTTTCTCCTACTCAAAATCTGGGCTCAGCTTCCGTTTCTGGGTCTCTCT CACCCCAAAGACAACTTGTGTCTGTTCTGAAATTGATGTTTCTCCTCGCCACTCCATAG
- the LOC133805972 gene encoding uncharacterized protein LOC133805972, with amino-acid sequence MVKTHGASSKKIPATQSRKPSAQPSPSPPPSVLAVPPLAPAPAASADIVDDAPPTEVVVPSRAKNQSTFPIEPSLAARAKSKSVSSSSKAATTGLLKFPMKSSHSKKNSLAPKRKLVLGSSSSPLTATKKRLKAHPPSSSSSESEPEEEKSESEETHDTTLSDESVPDNAESEAESNEPEQKDVVHTEQEDESDTEPVATPLSSKAKGKRPISDSTPSQGFSGVNFKPHSPTF; translated from the exons atggtgaaaactCATGGAGCTTCCTCTAAGAAGATCCCTGCTACTCAATCCCGAAAGCCCTCTGCTCAGCCATCTCCGTCGCCTCCTCCGTCTGTGTTAGCAGTGCCTCCACTTGCTCCAGCACCTGCGGCATCT GCTGATATTGTCGATGACGCACCACCAACTGAAGTGGTGGTGCCCTCTCGAGCCAAGAACCAATCTACTTTTCCGATTGAACCATCTCTGGCGGCTAGGGCAAAATCCAAGTCTGTTTCATCTTCTTCCAAAGCTGCTACTACTGGGTTACTCAAGTTTCCCATGAAGTCGAGCCATTCCAAGAAGAACTCTTTGGCTCCAAAAAGAAAGTTGGTGTTGGGCTCGTCTTCATCCCCCTTGACTGCTACCAAGAAAAGATTGAAGGCTCATCCCCCTTCTTCGTCTTCCTCTGAATCTGAACCCGAGGAAGAGAAATCTGAGTCTGAAGAAACCCACGATACCACCTTATCTGATGAATCTGTTCCTGACAATGCTGAATCAGAGGCTGAGTCTAATGAGCCAGAACAAAAAGACGTTGTCCATACTGAACAAGAAGACGAATCTGACACAGAGCCAGTTGCAACTCCATTGTCGTCCAAGGCTAAAGGCAAGAGACCTATCTCTGATTCTACACCATCTCAAGGATTCTCAGGTGTTAATTTCAAACCTCATTCTCCTACTTTTTGA